Proteins co-encoded in one Pelodiscus sinensis isolate JC-2024 chromosome 7, ASM4963464v1, whole genome shotgun sequence genomic window:
- the LOC142830134 gene encoding uncharacterized protein LOC142830134 produces the protein MSQPSEGSQPSTAPHDQPGGSREPARGRKRRAPAWSSAEIVDLIEVWGEASNVHDLRTSHRNAAVYGRMAASLAARGHQRSREQVRCKIKDLRQSYSRACLPGADPEACPHFHALDRILGPHAVPAPRDVIDPGAEGPLLDTEEEEEGSESQEPAASLPRTRDPRGTPQSRSPASSEAGEASTSAAPGTAGRTTPPAAAARARASRTARNQEDYQRRHLRFLDRQLRLQDHWVQEDLRLRQRSLEALEEQGRALRGHLQSLLDRFPFPPPPAPPLAPPLAPPAPPLAPPPAPPAPPLAPPLAPPAPPAPPAPPASAPASAPASSTPPVLSAPPSTTIPHRRPRTRSVARRERHPDSHP, from the exons atgagccagccatccgagggctcccagccctccactgctccccacgaccagcctggcggctcccgggagcctgcccgggggcgcaaaaggcgggcgcccgcctggtcaagtgcggagatcgtggacctcatcgaggtttggggggaagcctcaaatgtccacgatctccgcactagccaccggaacgcggccgtctatggacgcatggctgccagcctggccgccaggggccaccagcgcagccgggagcaggtgcgctgcaagattaaagacttgcggcagtcctactcccgggcctgcctgccaggggctgacccggaggcctgcccccacttccatgccctggaccgcatcctggggcctcatgccgtccctgccccccgggacgtgattgaccccggggcagagggaccgctcctggacaccgaggaggaggaagagggctctgagagccaggagcctgctgccagccttcccaggacccgggacccccgaggcaccccacagagccgctcgcctgcatcatcagaggccggggaggcgtccacct ctgcagcaccggggactgcagggcgcaccacaccgcctgcagcagccgcccgcgcccgggcaagcaggacagccaggaaccaggaggactaccagaggcggcatctccggttcctggaccgacagctccgtctccaggaccactgggtccaggaggacctcaggctgcgccagaggagtctggaggccctggaggagcagggccgtgccctgcgaggccacctccagagcctgctggaccgctttccatttcctcctccccctgctccccctcttgctccccctcttgctccccctgctccccctcttgctccccctcctgctccccctgctccccctcttgctccccctcttgctccccctgctccccctgctcctcctgctcctcctgcttccgctcctgcttccgctcctgcttcctccacaccccctgtcctctctgcccccccctccacaaccattccccaccgacgcccccggacccgcagtgtggcgagacgggagaggcacccagactcccacccctga